The Methanolobus sp. WCC4 genome includes the window TAACCTGCCAGTTGAAATGGTCGCCGATGAGGCTAAGGAAGCTGCAGACCTTGGAATACCAGCAATATTGCTTTTCGGGATCCCGGGAAAAAAGGATGAACACGGAAGCTCCGCATGGGGAGATGATGATGTCGTGCAGCGTGCCACACGCGAGATCAAGAATGAGCTCAGCAAGGATATGCTTGTAATAACCGATGTCTGTCTTTGCGAGTACACCAGCCACGGACACTGCGGAATGGTCGATAATGACACTGAGGAAATAATGAACGACCCCACACTCCCATTACTAGGAAAGACCGCAGTGAGCCACGTAAAGGCAGGTGCCGATATGGTAGCACCATCCGGGATGATGGATGGAATGATATCCGCAATTCGCAGTTCACTTGATGAGAATAATTACCATAACATTCCCATTATGTCCTACGCTGCAAAATACTCTTCATCATTCTATGGTCCTTTCAGAGATGCAGCAGGATCTGGATGTTGCTTTGGAGACAGGTCTACACACCAGATGGACCCTGCAAACTCCGACGAGGCCATCATGGAAGCGGCCCTTGATATAGAAGAAGGTGCCGACATAATCATGGTCAAGCCAGCACTTCCGTATTTAGATATACTATACCGCCTCAAGACCGAATTCGAGATACCAACAGCAGCCTACAATGTCAGCGGAGAGTACTCAATGCTCAAGGCAGCCGCACAGAACGGCTGGCTCGATGAGAAGCAGGTCATGCACGAATCACTTATGTCGATCAAACGTGCAGGTGCAGATATGATAATAACCTATTTTGCCAAGGAAATGGCACAGATGTTAAAATGATCAGGGTGTTCCTATGTCATTAGATAAGTCCAGAGAATTATACAAAAAAGCAAGTACTCTCCTGCCAGGTGGAGTCAGCAGTCCCGTAAGAGCCATAAAACCATACCCATTCTACACTGAATCTGCAAATGGCTCTAAGATCACTGATATTGATGGTAATGAGTACATAGATTACTGTCTTGCATACGGACCCAAGATACTTGGACACGCAAACCCGACCATCAAAGAGGCAATAATCAAACAACTTGACAAGGGATGGTTATACGGAACCCCAACAGACCTTGAAGTCAACCTTGCTGAGAAAATAGCATCACTCTATCCGAGTATCGATATGCTCAGGTTTGTCTCAACAGGAACTGAAGCCACCATGAGCGCCATACGCGCAGCCAGGGGATTCACAGGCAAGGACAAATTCATCAAAATAGAAGGCGGATTCCACGGTGCACATGATGCCGTACTTGTTCAGGCAGGCTCAGGTGCCACCACACTTGGAAAGCCGGACTCACTTGGAATTCCTGCAGATTTTACAAAACATACACTTCAAACCCCATTCAACGACATTGAGGCACTCACAGCAGTCATCGAGAAGAATGATGACCAGGTAGCTGCACTTATAATGGAACCTGTAATGGGTAACATCGGACCTATACTTCCTGAGAAAGGATATCTTGAGGAAGTACGCAAGGTCACAGAAGAGAACGACATCGTACTCATATTCGATGAGGTCATCACCGGTTTCAGGCTCGCAATGGGCGGAGCACAGGAATACTACGGCGTCACACCTGACATGACCACACTTGGAAAGATCATAGGTGGCGGTCTGCCAATTGGAGTATTCGGTGGAAAGAAAGAGATCATTGACATGGTAGCTCCATCCGGTGCGGTCTATCAGGCAGGCACATTCAGCGGAAGCCCGGCATCGGCTGCAGCTGGTCTTGCAGTACTCGAGGTTCTGGAAAAGGAAGAGGTACACAAGAAGCTCAATGCCACCGGAGATGCATTCAGATCCAGACTTACAGAGATAGTAACAGACCTTAATCTCGATTACAATGTTACAGGACTTGCATCTATGTTCATGGTATTCTTCGGGGACAAACCACTGAACTATCAGGAAGCCTTGAAATGTGACAAGGAAAGCTATCTCAAATTCTTCTTCAAGATGCTGGACAGCGGCATTTTCCTGCCACCATCACAGTTCGAGACAAATTTCCTCTCCACTGCACACACTGAAGAAGACATAGAGAAGACACTCTCTGCATACGAAGCAAATCTCAAGTAAGGTTGCAGACCAAATTACGAATAACCGGTGAATTCACATGATAATAGGAACCCGCGGAAGCGCACTGGCCCTTGCACAGACAACGACCATAGAAGGTCTTCTGTCCGAGCTGGGAGTTGACACGACCAGGAAGATAATAAAGACATCCGGTGACACATTTACAGACAGACCTTTGCACGAGGTCGCAGGTGTCGGAGCATTTGTAAGGGAACTCGATGACAGGATGCTTGATGGGGAGATCGACATATCGGTCCACTCCATGAAGGACCTGCCAACCATCCGTCCAGAGGAACTCTCAACATCCGCGGTGCTCAAACGTGATTCACCATACGACGTACTCCTGACGAACGACGGTTCAAGGATGGATGAGCTCCCTGAAGGGTCAGTCCTCGGAACCACATCCATGCGCAGAAGAGCCCAGATCCTCAGATACAGACCTGATCTTCATGTACAGGACCTCAGAGGTAACATCAATACCAGAATAAGGAAACTGGAAGAGGGACTCTATGACGGAATCCTGCTCGCTGAGGCAGGTCTTCAGAGAATGGGATGGGAACTGGATGTCGAGCGTCTTGACCCGCAGCATTTCTGCCCTTCCGCAAACCAGGGAACCATAGCAGTGGTCACTCCTGCCGGAACCGAGGCAGAAGAGGTCACATCCAACCTCGACCACCAGCAGACAAGGATCGAGACAGAGATCGAGCGCATTGTCACTGCTGATGTGGAAGGAGGATGTACAGCACCTATTGGCTCCTTTGCACACTTCATCAATGAAGATGAGATAAGCATACGCTGTGAGGTACTGGCACTGGACGGTTCAGAACACGTACTTATAGACGAGGTTATCCCTGTTGAGAATTACCAGTATCATGCAAAGATACTGGCAGAAGCACTTGTCCAGATGGGCGGCAGGGAACTCGTACAGAGAGCGGTCTGCCAGTTGAGTGCAAGAACAGATGAGGATGCAGGGACAATATGATCGATATTACAGGAATAGAATTTAAGAATCCCACCATCCTGGCTGCTGGGATAATGGGCACCACAGGTGCATCACTTGTCCGTGTTGCAAAAGAAGGTGCAGGAGCAGTTGTAACCAAATCCATTGGTCCCGAACCAAAGGAAGGTCACAAGAACCCGAGCATGATAGACCTTGGAGGATACGGATTCCTGAATGCCATGGGACTGCCAAATCCATCCTATCCTGATTTCAGGGATGAACTTGCCATTGCAAAGAAAGATGCAGGCACTCCGGTGATCGCAAGCATATTCGGTGGCACGGAGGAAGAGTTCGTGGCTGTGGCACAGGGGCTCCTTGAGTCTGAACCGGATGCTTTCGAGCTGAACGTAAGCTGCCCACATGCACTTGGATACGGCGCATCCGTGGGAAGCAACCCTGATGCAGTAGAGACCATCACAAAAGCCGTTAAAGATGCAGTAGACATTCCCGTGTGGGTCAAGCTCACACCAAATGTCACAGACATAGTATCAATAGGAGAAGCTGCACAAAGGGGCGGTGCTGATGCAGTGGTGGCTATCAATACCGTAAAAGGAATGGCAATAGACATCAACAGCGGATACCCCATACTTGGCAACAGGTTCGGAGGACTCTCCGGGCATGCCGTGAAGCCGGTTGCGATCAAATGCGTCTATGACCTTTATACCGCCCTCGATATTCCCGTAATTGGAGTAGGAGGGGTTTACACATGGGAAGATGCCATTGAAATGATGATGGCAGGTGCCAGCGCAATACAGATCGGCTCTGCAGTCTATGAAGGACTGGAAGTCTTCAGTTCCGTTGCAACAGGGATCGAGAACTTCGTTTCTGAAAAAGGATACAGCGATGTAACAGAGATCATCGGAATTGCACATGAGAGGATATAATGTACCCCATCAATGTCACAATCACTAAAGTAATCAAGGAAACCCCATCAACAAGGACATTCGTATTTGACAGACATTTCGATGAGGCCATTGCCGGCCAGTTCGTCATGGTCTGGATACGAGGAGTTGATGAGATCCCAATGGGACTGACAAACAAGAACTCCATCACTGTGCAAAAGGTAGGAGATGCAACTGAAAAGATATTCGAGCTTGAAGAAGGAGACACCCTTGGAATAAGAGGACCTTTCGGAAAGGGATTCACACTTCCCGGCAAGGATGAGAGGATACTCCTTATCGCAGGAGGGGTCGGAACCGTACCAATTGCACATCTTGCAGAGTATGCATCATCTGCTGGCATTTGTATGAGCACCATACTCGGGGCCAGGAACGCGGATGAACTACTCTTTGTCGACCATTTCACATCATGTGGCGAATTACACATAACAACGGATGATGGTTCAGCACACAGATGCGGTTTTGTTACCGACATCCTTGCTGAGACCGACATAAAAGCCTATGACAGGATATACACCTGCGGTCCTGAGATGATGATGAAAGCTATCTTTGGAATGCTTGAGAAAGAGGATGCTCTTGAAAAGACAGAGTTCAGTCTTCACAGGTATTTCAAATGCGGAATCGGCGTTTGTGGTGCCTGCTGCATGGATAAACAGGGACTGCGTGTCTGCAAGGACGGACCTGTTTTCAATGGATCACAGCTTATTGATTCAGAGTTTGGTAACTATATGAGAGGACCAAGCGGGAACAAGAAGCAGTTCTAATATCACTTTTTTCTTTTTCGTTCAGATACCACCCGTATCCCCGATCATCTTCCAGAGTTCATTCCACATGACCTCCTAAAAGTGCTCAGATGATGATGAGTAGTATGATGACATACTGAATCTTTTAGGAAAGTATAAATGATTGTGGGGAAATAGGAAAAATACTTATTGAACTTGGTGGTTTAATTTGAAATTCGATATAAAGAAGATAGCTTTGATGTTAGTTGCAACATCAATAATAATAGGAATAGCTTCTGCAGGACATGGACCAGGGCCCGGACCGTCTTCAACAGCATCCATAACTTATGATGAACAGGACACCACACCCGATATTTTTGTTTACGGAAACCCTGCATCAATAATAACTGGTTTTGAGAATTACTTCTCAACTACGATCATAGGAAGCAC containing:
- the hemB gene encoding porphobilinogen synthase, producing MFPERRMRRLRSGKIKDMVRETSLSVNDLIYPVFANETIDTPQEVASMPGIYNLPVEMVADEAKEAADLGIPAILLFGIPGKKDEHGSSAWGDDDVVQRATREIKNELSKDMLVITDVCLCEYTSHGHCGMVDNDTEEIMNDPTLPLLGKTAVSHVKAGADMVAPSGMMDGMISAIRSSLDENNYHNIPIMSYAAKYSSSFYGPFRDAAGSGCCFGDRSTHQMDPANSDEAIMEAALDIEEGADIIMVKPALPYLDILYRLKTEFEIPTAAYNVSGEYSMLKAAAQNGWLDEKQVMHESLMSIKRAGADMIITYFAKEMAQMLK
- a CDS encoding dihydroorotate dehydrogenase; its protein translation is MIDITGIEFKNPTILAAGIMGTTGASLVRVAKEGAGAVVTKSIGPEPKEGHKNPSMIDLGGYGFLNAMGLPNPSYPDFRDELAIAKKDAGTPVIASIFGGTEEEFVAVAQGLLESEPDAFELNVSCPHALGYGASVGSNPDAVETITKAVKDAVDIPVWVKLTPNVTDIVSIGEAAQRGGADAVVAINTVKGMAIDINSGYPILGNRFGGLSGHAVKPVAIKCVYDLYTALDIPVIGVGGVYTWEDAIEMMMAGASAIQIGSAVYEGLEVFSSVATGIENFVSEKGYSDVTEIIGIAHERI
- a CDS encoding dihydroorotate dehydrogenase electron transfer subunit translates to MYPINVTITKVIKETPSTRTFVFDRHFDEAIAGQFVMVWIRGVDEIPMGLTNKNSITVQKVGDATEKIFELEEGDTLGIRGPFGKGFTLPGKDERILLIAGGVGTVPIAHLAEYASSAGICMSTILGARNADELLFVDHFTSCGELHITTDDGSAHRCGFVTDILAETDIKAYDRIYTCGPEMMMKAIFGMLEKEDALEKTEFSLHRYFKCGIGVCGACCMDKQGLRVCKDGPVFNGSQLIDSEFGNYMRGPSGNKKQF
- the hemL gene encoding glutamate-1-semialdehyde 2,1-aminomutase, whose product is MSLDKSRELYKKASTLLPGGVSSPVRAIKPYPFYTESANGSKITDIDGNEYIDYCLAYGPKILGHANPTIKEAIIKQLDKGWLYGTPTDLEVNLAEKIASLYPSIDMLRFVSTGTEATMSAIRAARGFTGKDKFIKIEGGFHGAHDAVLVQAGSGATTLGKPDSLGIPADFTKHTLQTPFNDIEALTAVIEKNDDQVAALIMEPVMGNIGPILPEKGYLEEVRKVTEENDIVLIFDEVITGFRLAMGGAQEYYGVTPDMTTLGKIIGGGLPIGVFGGKKEIIDMVAPSGAVYQAGTFSGSPASAAAGLAVLEVLEKEEVHKKLNATGDAFRSRLTEIVTDLNLDYNVTGLASMFMVFFGDKPLNYQEALKCDKESYLKFFFKMLDSGIFLPPSQFETNFLSTAHTEEDIEKTLSAYEANLK
- the hemC gene encoding hydroxymethylbilane synthase produces the protein MIIGTRGSALALAQTTTIEGLLSELGVDTTRKIIKTSGDTFTDRPLHEVAGVGAFVRELDDRMLDGEIDISVHSMKDLPTIRPEELSTSAVLKRDSPYDVLLTNDGSRMDELPEGSVLGTTSMRRRAQILRYRPDLHVQDLRGNINTRIRKLEEGLYDGILLAEAGLQRMGWELDVERLDPQHFCPSANQGTIAVVTPAGTEAEEVTSNLDHQQTRIETEIERIVTADVEGGCTAPIGSFAHFINEDEISIRCEVLALDGSEHVLIDEVIPVENYQYHAKILAEALVQMGGRELVQRAVCQLSARTDEDAGTI